One segment of Thermosynechococcus sp. HN-54 DNA contains the following:
- a CDS encoding iron ABC transporter permease — MSKSISIPRRVRLKPWELLVGLIALVIAVPILVILSQVFVNTGDTWQHLATTVLPDYLLNSLWLMLGVGIGVVVIGVSTAWLVTNCQFWGVRWWQWLLLTPLAAPAYVLAYTYTEFLAFEGPIQGWLRELTGWGYGDYWFPNIRSLGGAIAMLTLVLYPYVFLLVRVAFLEQATCSLEASRSLGCGPWRSFWTVALPLARPAIAAGTSLALMETLNDFGTVQYFGVDTFTVGIYRTWFGMGDRVAAAQLAAVLVVIVFALLLLEKWSRGKARYYNRGGDRPIPYVLKGWRAALAWLVCALPVFFGLLLPGGLLLYLAISYQQLQLSQEFLEHASHSLILATLSAILAVGIALLLAYGRRLLPTAWMRWGTQVAAMGYAIPGTVIAVGILMPLGWLDNVINDVSERLWEVEVGLILSGTITALIYAYLVRFLAVSLGSVEASLVKIRPSLDEAARTLGRSPWNILRTVHLPLMVPGLFTAALMIFVDVMKELPATLVIRPFNFDTLAIQVYRFASDERLPEAALSALALVVVGLIPVIWLGRQTRWAD, encoded by the coding sequence GTGTCAAAATCCATCAGTATTCCGCGGCGAGTTCGGCTCAAACCTTGGGAGTTGCTGGTGGGGCTGATTGCCCTCGTGATTGCCGTGCCCATTCTTGTCATTCTCAGTCAAGTCTTTGTGAATACGGGGGACACTTGGCAGCATCTCGCCACAACGGTTTTGCCCGACTACTTGCTGAACTCCCTCTGGTTAATGTTGGGCGTAGGGATAGGCGTTGTGGTCATTGGTGTGAGTACGGCATGGCTGGTGACCAACTGTCAATTTTGGGGCGTGCGCTGGTGGCAATGGCTACTCTTAACCCCCTTGGCAGCCCCTGCCTATGTGTTGGCCTATACCTATACGGAATTTTTGGCTTTTGAAGGACCGATTCAGGGATGGCTGCGGGAACTAACGGGTTGGGGTTACGGTGACTACTGGTTTCCTAATATCCGCTCCTTGGGGGGGGCGATCGCTATGCTCACCCTCGTTCTCTATCCCTATGTCTTTCTCTTGGTGCGAGTGGCATTTTTGGAGCAGGCCACCTGTAGCTTAGAGGCCAGTCGTTCCCTTGGCTGTGGACCTTGGCGCAGTTTTTGGACGGTGGCGTTGCCCCTTGCTCGGCCAGCGATCGCTGCGGGTACCAGTCTTGCGCTCATGGAAACCCTCAATGATTTTGGTACTGTGCAGTACTTTGGTGTCGATACCTTCACCGTCGGGATTTACCGCACTTGGTTTGGCATGGGCGATCGCGTGGCAGCGGCACAGCTGGCCGCAGTGCTGGTGGTCATTGTCTTTGCCCTACTGCTGTTGGAAAAGTGGTCTCGCGGCAAGGCGCGCTACTACAATCGCGGGGGCGATCGCCCCATTCCCTATGTACTCAAGGGCTGGCGAGCGGCTTTGGCTTGGCTGGTCTGTGCCCTACCGGTGTTCTTTGGTCTCCTGCTCCCTGGAGGACTGCTGCTTTACTTGGCCATTAGCTATCAACAGCTTCAGCTCAGTCAGGAGTTTCTAGAGCACGCCAGCCACAGCCTGATTTTGGCTACCCTATCTGCAATCCTTGCTGTTGGCATTGCTCTACTGCTGGCTTACGGGCGTCGTCTGCTGCCGACGGCTTGGATGCGCTGGGGAACACAGGTGGCGGCGATGGGCTACGCCATTCCCGGTACAGTCATTGCGGTGGGGATTCTCATGCCCTTGGGGTGGCTAGACAACGTCATTAATGATGTCAGTGAGCGGCTGTGGGAGGTGGAAGTGGGCTTGATTCTCAGTGGCACGATCACCGCCCTGATCTATGCCTATTTGGTACGTTTTTTGGCGGTTTCCTTGGGCAGTGTTGAAGCCAGTCTGGTCAAAATTCGTCCTTCCCTCGATGAGGCGGCGCGTACCTTGGGGCGATCGCCCTGGAATATTCTGCGCACCGTTCACCTGCCTTTGATGGTACCCGGCCTTTTTACTGCTGCCCTGATGATCTTTGTGGATGTGATGAAGGAACTGCCCGCCACATTGGTCATTCGCCCCTTTAACTTTGATACCCTAGCAATACAGGTTTACCGCTTTGCCTCTGATGAGCGACTTCCCGAAGCCGCCTTAAGTGCTTTGGCCTTGGTGGTGGTGGGTCTCATTCCTGTCATTTGGCTGGGACGGCAAACCCGCTGGGCTGACTAG
- a CDS encoding cobyric acid synthase: MTAKALMVVGTTSHAGKSLLTAVICRWLAQQGYRVTPFKGQNMALNAYVTRDGGEIGYAQAMQAWAAGIEPEVAMNPILLKPQGNMTSQVILKGQVAGVTQAADYYRDYFERGWQAITEALADLRQRFDWIVCEGAGSPAEINLKHRDLTNMRVATSLGAPTILVADIDRGGVFAHIVGTLMLLDPAEQALIQGIVINKFRGQRSLLESGLQWLEETTGVPVLGVIPWLEDHYAAEDSLDLWDPRPQRQGADLKITVIRLPRIANFTDVDPLLAEPSVSLEFLLPHRPLGQPDAVILPGTKTTIADLHVLRETGMADQLQAYAAQGGTILGICGGWQILGTTISDSLGLEGYRGTHTGLGLMPLHTELATTKCTQQRQTQSVYFSCPEPILGYEIHQGQSNYDPDLKGWQPLFADAALGIVNEAATLWGTYLHGLLENGSWRRHWLNVLRSRRQLPPLPTAIPHYAQQRAVALDQLTASVMAHLNLEGICKLC; the protein is encoded by the coding sequence ATGACTGCTAAAGCCTTAATGGTGGTGGGCACCACCTCCCATGCCGGTAAATCTCTGCTCACAGCAGTCATCTGTCGCTGGCTAGCTCAACAGGGTTATCGCGTCACGCCCTTTAAGGGACAAAACATGGCTCTCAATGCCTACGTCACCCGTGATGGTGGGGAAATTGGCTATGCCCAAGCAATGCAGGCCTGGGCGGCAGGTATTGAACCTGAGGTGGCCATGAATCCCATTCTTCTCAAGCCCCAAGGCAACATGACCTCCCAAGTGATTCTCAAGGGGCAGGTGGCGGGGGTCACCCAAGCGGCAGACTACTATCGGGATTATTTTGAACGCGGCTGGCAGGCAATTACAGAGGCCTTGGCGGATCTGCGGCAACGGTTTGACTGGATTGTCTGTGAAGGGGCAGGGTCACCGGCGGAAATCAATCTCAAGCACCGCGACCTGACGAATATGCGGGTGGCGACGTCTCTTGGGGCACCGACGATCCTTGTGGCGGATATTGATCGGGGGGGGGTGTTTGCCCATATTGTCGGGACATTGATGCTTCTTGACCCCGCTGAGCAGGCCTTGATTCAGGGGATTGTGATTAACAAGTTTCGCGGCCAGCGATCGCTCCTTGAGAGTGGTTTGCAATGGCTAGAGGAGACCACGGGAGTACCAGTTTTAGGGGTGATTCCATGGCTAGAGGATCACTACGCTGCTGAAGATTCCCTTGATCTATGGGATCCGCGTCCGCAACGCCAAGGCGCCGACTTAAAAATCACTGTCATTCGACTGCCGCGCATTGCCAATTTCACGGATGTGGATCCCCTCCTAGCAGAACCCAGTGTCTCCCTTGAGTTTCTGCTGCCCCATCGCCCCTTGGGTCAACCCGATGCTGTGATCTTGCCCGGCACGAAAACCACGATTGCCGATCTCCATGTCCTACGAGAAACGGGGATGGCAGATCAACTCCAAGCTTACGCTGCCCAAGGGGGGACGATTCTCGGCATTTGCGGTGGGTGGCAGATTTTGGGGACGACCATCAGCGATTCCTTGGGCTTAGAGGGATACCGAGGCACCCACACAGGACTGGGACTCATGCCCTTGCATACTGAATTGGCAACAACAAAGTGCACCCAGCAGCGACAAACCCAATCCGTGTACTTTTCCTGTCCGGAGCCTATCCTAGGCTATGAAATTCACCAAGGCCAAAGTAACTATGACCCTGACCTCAAGGGTTGGCAGCCCCTGTTTGCCGATGCAGCCCTAGGAATTGTGAACGAGGCGGCGACCCTCTGGGGCACCTATCTGCACGGATTGCTGGAAAACGGGAGTTGGCGTCGCCATTGGCTCAATGTGTTGCGATCGCGCCGGCAGTTGCCGCCCCTACCCACAGCCATTCCTCACTATGCCCAGCAACGAGCTGTCGCACTGGATCAACTCACAGCAAGCGTCATGGCTCATCTGAACCTAGAGGGCATTTGTAAATTATGTTGA
- the nadC gene encoding carboxylating nicotinate-nucleotide diphosphorylase, with amino-acid sequence MSPRVSAYLPPWCVLDPLLDQWLQEDIGRGDRTTQALHLQDRQGKAHIRLKSQGVIAGLPIVERVFQRLTAAVVFTYEQAEGTLCEAPTIVAQIEAPLETLLLGERLALNCLMRLSGIATLTHAYAQQIADLPTQLVDTRKTTPGLRLLEKYAVAVGGGVNHRFGLDDAILIKDNHIVAAGGITAAVEKVRQASPFPLAIEVETETLEQVREAVSLGVDVIMLDNMPIAEMTKAVALIRAEAPQIKIEASGNITLETLRAVALTGVDYISTSAMITRSPWLDFSLTIL; translated from the coding sequence ATGAGTCCTAGGGTGTCTGCCTATTTGCCGCCGTGGTGTGTCTTGGATCCGTTGCTGGATCAATGGTTACAGGAGGACATTGGTCGGGGCGATCGCACCACCCAAGCCCTGCATCTCCAAGATCGCCAAGGAAAAGCCCACATCCGTCTCAAAAGTCAGGGAGTGATTGCCGGTCTGCCCATTGTGGAGCGGGTGTTCCAACGCCTGACAGCAGCAGTAGTGTTTACCTACGAACAGGCCGAGGGCACCCTTTGTGAGGCGCCGACAATTGTTGCTCAAATTGAGGCTCCCCTAGAAACCTTACTCTTGGGTGAACGGCTGGCTCTCAATTGCTTGATGCGCCTCAGTGGCATTGCTACCCTCACCCATGCCTATGCCCAGCAAATTGCTGACTTGCCAACGCAACTCGTCGATACCCGCAAAACAACGCCCGGACTGCGCCTGTTAGAAAAATATGCAGTGGCGGTGGGGGGCGGTGTCAACCATCGCTTTGGTCTTGACGATGCGATCCTGATTAAGGACAACCACATTGTGGCAGCGGGGGGAATCACAGCTGCGGTTGAGAAAGTGCGCCAAGCCAGTCCCTTTCCCTTGGCCATTGAAGTGGAAACCGAGACCCTTGAACAAGTCCGTGAAGCGGTTTCCCTAGGGGTGGATGTGATTATGCTCGACAACATGCCGATTGCGGAGATGACCAAAGCCGTGGCCTTGATCCGGGCTGAAGCTCCCCAGATTAAAATTGAGGCCTCTGGCAACATCACCCTAGAAACCTTACGAGCGGTGGCCTTGACGGGGGTGGACTACATTTCCACCAGTGCAATGATCACGCGATCGCCGTGGCTAGATTTTAGTTTGACGATTCTTTGA
- the radC gene encoding DNA repair protein RadC, which produces MSYSLRVADLPVGDRPREKLLSQGARYLSSAELLAILLGTGQGAGKLSAVGLGQFILKQLGERSGDSTDAVSVLRDITPEELMAIPGVGPAKATTILAAVELGKRVFQSRPGEQTIIDNPALAAAVLSADLMWQPTERFAVLLLDVRHRLLGSHVITVGTATETLAHPREIFREAVRRNASRLIIAHNHPSGNLSPSQADLDLTKQILQAGQLMGIPVLDHLILGNGDYQSLREITPLWQDVPQGDVSA; this is translated from the coding sequence ATGTCCTACTCGCTCCGTGTTGCTGATCTGCCCGTGGGCGATCGCCCCCGTGAAAAGTTGCTCAGCCAAGGCGCCCGCTACCTGAGTTCGGCAGAACTGTTGGCGATTTTACTGGGAACAGGTCAAGGGGCCGGTAAACTCTCAGCCGTGGGCTTAGGACAATTCATCCTCAAACAGTTGGGGGAGCGCAGTGGTGACAGTACCGATGCCGTGAGCGTTTTACGCGACATTACCCCAGAGGAATTGATGGCCATCCCCGGTGTTGGCCCTGCCAAAGCCACCACGATTCTAGCTGCGGTGGAACTGGGGAAGCGGGTGTTTCAGTCGCGGCCGGGGGAGCAAACGATCATTGACAATCCTGCCCTTGCCGCCGCTGTCCTCAGTGCCGATCTCATGTGGCAACCGACGGAACGCTTTGCGGTTCTATTGCTGGATGTGCGCCATCGCCTGCTGGGGTCTCATGTGATCACGGTGGGAACCGCTACAGAAACCCTTGCCCATCCCCGCGAAATTTTCCGTGAAGCGGTGCGCCGCAATGCTAGCCGCCTGATCATTGCCCACAACCACCCTTCAGGCAATCTCTCTCCCAGTCAAGCGGATCTGGACTTGACAAAACAAATTCTGCAAGCAGGACAGCTCATGGGGATTCCGGTACTTGACCATTTGATTCTCGGCAATGGGGATTACCAAAGTCTGCGGGAGATCACCCCCCTCTGGCAAGACGTGCCCCAAGGAGATGTCAGTGCCTAA
- a CDS encoding DUF1997 domain-containing protein encodes MYLEFKASQSVRLSIETPTALLQHYLRQPQRLVYALTDPTRVAFLGSDRFRLKMRPLNFLMVSLQPTVDLAVHANSEGCVQLRSLGCEIRGVDYINRRFHLALEGYLSPQATANGTDLMGLADLQVGVDIPPPLDLTPRPILEATGNGLLKSVLLTIKQRLSQHLVADYQRWLTEVETKGSGDWLVPLSASST; translated from the coding sequence ATGTACTTAGAGTTTAAGGCTAGCCAATCTGTCCGCCTTAGCATTGAAACGCCCACAGCTCTCTTGCAGCACTACCTGCGCCAGCCCCAGCGGCTTGTCTATGCCCTAACCGATCCAACACGGGTGGCATTTTTGGGGAGCGATCGCTTTCGCCTGAAGATGCGTCCTCTGAATTTTCTGATGGTGAGCCTACAACCCACCGTTGACCTTGCCGTCCATGCCAATAGTGAGGGCTGTGTGCAGTTGCGCTCCCTTGGCTGTGAAATTCGCGGGGTGGACTACATCAATCGCCGCTTTCACCTCGCCCTCGAAGGTTACTTGTCTCCTCAAGCAACGGCGAACGGTACGGATTTGATGGGGCTAGCTGACTTGCAAGTGGGGGTAGATATTCCGCCCCCCTTGGATCTGACACCGCGCCCGATTCTCGAAGCCACCGGCAATGGCTTGCTCAAGAGCGTCCTCTTAACAATTAAACAGCGTCTCAGTCAGCATCTTGTCGCCGATTATCAACGCTGGCTCACCGAAGTGGAAACCAAGGGCAGCGGTGATTGGCTCGTCCCTCTTTCCGCGAGTTCGACCTAA
- a CDS encoding polyphosphate kinase 2 family protein, with amino-acid sequence MIPQDFLDQINPDRYIVPVGEKFHWKHYDPDDTAGLKSKVEAQELLAAGIKKLAAYQDVLYAQNIYALLIIFQAMDAAGKDSTIKHVMSGINPQGCQVYSFKAPSAEELDHDFLWRANRALPERGCIGIFNRSYYEEVLVVRVHPELLNRQQLPPETKTKHIWRERFEDINNYERYLTRNGILILKFFLNISKAEQKKRFLERISRPEKNWKFSIDDVRDRAHWDDYREAYADVFRHTSTEWAPWHIIPANHKWFARLMVAHFIYQKLASLNLHYPIVSEAHKQQLLEAKALLENEPDED; translated from the coding sequence ATGATTCCTCAAGATTTTCTCGACCAAATTAACCCCGATCGCTACATTGTCCCTGTGGGGGAGAAATTTCACTGGAAGCACTACGATCCCGATGATACCGCTGGTCTCAAAAGCAAGGTCGAAGCTCAAGAACTCCTTGCCGCTGGCATTAAGAAGCTAGCCGCCTATCAAGATGTTCTCTATGCCCAGAATATCTATGCGCTGCTGATTATTTTCCAAGCCATGGATGCAGCGGGCAAAGACAGTACCATCAAACACGTCATGAGTGGCATTAACCCCCAAGGCTGTCAGGTGTATAGCTTTAAGGCACCCAGTGCGGAGGAGTTGGATCATGACTTTTTGTGGCGAGCCAACCGGGCATTGCCAGAGCGGGGCTGCATTGGTATTTTTAATCGCTCCTATTACGAGGAAGTCCTAGTGGTGCGGGTACACCCAGAGTTGCTCAATCGCCAGCAACTGCCCCCCGAAACTAAGACCAAGCACATCTGGCGCGAGCGCTTTGAGGATATTAACAATTACGAACGTTACCTAACCCGCAATGGCATTCTCATCCTCAAGTTTTTCTTGAATATTTCCAAAGCTGAACAAAAGAAACGTTTTCTAGAGCGCATTAGTCGCCCAGAAAAAAACTGGAAATTTTCGATTGATGACGTACGCGATCGCGCCCACTGGGACGACTATCGAGAAGCCTATGCCGATGTCTTTCGCCACACCAGTACCGAATGGGCACCGTGGCACATTATTCCCGCCAATCACAAGTGGTTTGCCCGCCTCATGGTGGCTCACTTCATTTATCAAAAATTGGCGAGTTTGAACCTGCACTATCCGATTGTCAGTGAAGCCCACAAGCAGCAACTCCTAGAGGCAAAAGCGCTGCTGGAAAATGAACCGGATGAGGATTAG
- a CDS encoding alpha/beta hydrolase produces MNHLSLKWRLWLPLSVVAGLAIFFVGSRGLSATAAERIIFRYGLFERSLPIRDLEIFATTGQASAALASYLRFLPPTRQQQLRLALQERLRLSPVAVAQLLYSPLGQELMVQAGRILETQSRQENARALRSALILAATDPAGLTALSVMRHYPSRSIRFDLKEGLAILKNFQHTIRETETILSVVRQQALENQTGSIPTGVQSLLQPGPWRWLEMPWAAVDESPRRLQLTGHARPIEADLYLPIVPAGQRVPVVIISHGLGANRYSYRYLCQHLASHGFAVIALEHVGSSTRQLLSFPMAYVSPMMAAQEFLDRPLDVTFVLNRLGTFPEQLYPWAGQLNLERVAVIGQSFGGYTALVLAGVPLDFEQLRRYCLKSVLHSFNVSLLLQCQAQALPPKVYSLQDPRVQAVIAVNPITSAVFSPESLSQLKIPVMFVAASDDTITPAVEEQIYPFTWLTTPDRYLVLIDDATHFSTIGEAGQNEPVLPVPQSLVGATPPRSRAYLRGLSLAFLRLHLLGDEQARQWLTPSGAMALSAPTYGLSLLQSLSQTALEEQTVTRRDR; encoded by the coding sequence GTGAACCATCTCTCGCTTAAGTGGCGTCTGTGGCTCCCTCTCAGTGTCGTGGCAGGGCTAGCTATCTTTTTCGTGGGTTCTAGGGGGCTATCAGCAACCGCCGCAGAACGCATTATTTTTCGCTATGGCCTCTTCGAGCGATCGCTTCCCATTCGAGATTTAGAAATATTTGCCACCACTGGCCAAGCCTCAGCAGCACTCGCTAGCTATTTACGATTCTTACCCCCTACCCGACAGCAACAATTGCGATTGGCCTTGCAAGAACGTCTGCGCCTCTCGCCGGTGGCCGTTGCTCAACTCCTGTACTCCCCCCTTGGTCAAGAATTGATGGTGCAAGCGGGGCGAATTCTCGAAACCCAAAGCCGCCAAGAAAATGCCCGTGCCCTGCGATCGGCTTTGATTCTCGCTGCCACTGATCCCGCTGGCCTCACGGCCTTGAGTGTGATGCGCCACTATCCCTCTCGCAGTATCCGCTTTGATCTTAAAGAAGGATTGGCGATTCTCAAGAACTTCCAGCACACGATCCGTGAAACGGAAACCATCCTCAGCGTTGTCCGTCAACAGGCGCTAGAAAATCAGACCGGATCGATACCCACAGGGGTTCAATCCCTGCTGCAACCAGGACCATGGCGATGGCTAGAAATGCCTTGGGCAGCGGTGGATGAATCGCCTCGCCGCTTGCAGTTGACCGGTCATGCCCGCCCCATTGAAGCGGATCTCTACCTACCCATTGTGCCTGCGGGGCAGCGGGTTCCAGTGGTCATTATTTCCCATGGACTGGGGGCAAATCGCTACAGCTATCGCTATCTCTGTCAACATTTGGCCTCCCATGGGTTTGCGGTGATTGCCCTTGAGCACGTGGGTAGTTCGACCCGCCAGTTGCTGTCGTTTCCCATGGCCTATGTCAGTCCAATGATGGCGGCTCAAGAATTTCTGGATCGCCCCCTCGATGTTACCTTTGTCCTGAATCGTTTAGGAACCTTTCCGGAGCAGCTCTATCCTTGGGCAGGGCAGCTGAACTTGGAGCGGGTGGCAGTCATTGGTCAGTCCTTTGGGGGATATACGGCGCTCGTCCTCGCAGGAGTCCCCTTGGATTTTGAACAATTGCGGCGTTACTGCCTTAAAAGTGTTCTACACTCGTTTAATGTGTCGCTGCTGCTCCAGTGCCAAGCGCAAGCATTACCACCAAAGGTCTATTCCCTACAGGATCCCCGTGTACAAGCGGTAATTGCTGTTAACCCGATTACCAGTGCTGTCTTTAGTCCTGAATCCTTGAGTCAGTTGAAAATTCCCGTTATGTTTGTGGCTGCCAGTGACGATACGATCACCCCAGCGGTCGAGGAGCAAATTTATCCTTTTACATGGCTGACGACGCCCGATCGCTACCTTGTGTTGATCGACGACGCAACCCATTTCTCAACCATTGGTGAGGCGGGTCAAAATGAACCAGTACTGCCTGTGCCCCAGTCACTTGTTGGTGCCACCCCACCGCGATCGCGCGCCTATCTGCGAGGATTAAGCTTGGCCTTTTTGCGCTTGCACCTCCTAGGGGACGAACAGGCGCGGCAGTGGCTAACCCCCTCAGGAGCGATGGCGTTAAGTGCCCCCACCTATGGCCTCAGTTTACTCCAATCCTTGAGCCAGACTGCTTTGGAGGAGCAGACAGTCACCCGTCGCGATCGCTAG
- a CDS encoding aldehyde dehydrogenase family protein, which yields MLPDPLRGARVASTHLSQASYALRQEALGRLIAELEAAEPLLLEQNTLDLESSRDLAVSQIVLGWLRLTHERLHRIRQWLEHLYQAADPWQQPLPTRPERFQYAVPLGVVALVYEGLPTLSLMLAGMALKTGNALVLWSSESSRYTARAIASLIEAALSKTSLPKTAIQTLSLTPASWLADATAVDLALVYGRSRFVAEQRAAARCPLVSLSLGNTYLVWDGSVSPESVLHCIQHSHQANPDRALAIEKVIVLSNVNPSHLTFVINELTQAGYKQGVDEHLHRNYGQLPLVDASEWPLPYLDRRLAWHYEEDLAAALNWIHQYGSAASGIVASSYEDCRIFYQQAQTPLVFVNRPPQLERWDALAIGVAARGFQRGLFGLAQLLSTKQVYL from the coding sequence ATGTTGCCCGATCCGTTGAGGGGGGCGCGGGTCGCCAGTACACACCTTAGCCAAGCCAGCTATGCCCTGCGTCAGGAAGCTCTAGGGCGATTGATTGCCGAGTTAGAGGCAGCAGAACCTCTCCTGTTGGAGCAAAATACTCTTGACCTTGAATCCAGTCGCGATTTGGCTGTTTCTCAGATTGTTTTGGGCTGGCTGCGGCTAACCCATGAGCGCCTCCACCGCATTCGGCAGTGGCTAGAGCACCTTTATCAGGCGGCAGATCCGTGGCAGCAGCCGTTGCCAACGCGGCCAGAGAGGTTCCAGTATGCCGTTCCCTTGGGAGTCGTGGCCTTGGTCTATGAAGGGCTACCGACGTTGAGTCTGATGTTGGCGGGCATGGCTCTGAAAACAGGAAACGCACTCGTGCTCTGGAGCAGTGAAAGTAGTCGCTATACCGCTAGGGCGATCGCCAGCCTGATCGAGGCTGCTTTGAGTAAAACCAGCTTGCCGAAAACCGCCATTCAAACCCTCTCCTTAACGCCCGCCAGTTGGCTTGCGGATGCCACCGCTGTTGATTTAGCCCTTGTCTATGGCCGCTCTCGTTTTGTGGCCGAGCAACGCGCTGCTGCTCGCTGCCCCTTGGTGTCTCTCTCCCTTGGTAATACCTACTTGGTTTGGGATGGTTCTGTCTCCCCAGAGAGCGTCCTCCACTGTATTCAGCACAGCCACCAAGCCAATCCGGATCGCGCCCTTGCCATTGAAAAGGTCATTGTCCTCAGTAATGTCAATCCCTCCCATCTCACGTTTGTGATCAATGAGTTGACTCAAGCCGGCTACAAACAGGGGGTGGATGAGCACTTACACCGCAACTATGGGCAACTTCCCCTTGTGGATGCCAGTGAGTGGCCACTTCCTTATCTAGATCGACGTTTGGCGTGGCACTACGAAGAGGATTTAGCTGCAGCTTTGAATTGGATTCACCAGTACGGCAGCGCCGCCAGTGGGATTGTTGCCAGCAGCTACGAAGACTGCCGGATTTTTTATCAGCAGGCGCAAACCCCCCTTGTCTTTGTCAATCGCCCCCCGCAGCTAGAACGCTGGGATGCCTTGGCCATTGGTGTTGCTGCTAGGGGTTTCCAGCGAGGACTCTTTGGCCTTGCTCAGTTACTGAGCACCAAGCAAGTTTACCTCTAA
- the trpD gene encoding anthranilate phosphoribosyltransferase, producing the protein MWSDLLQQLLDRQALTQEQATQLMQGWLAGDIPDALSGAILTALQFKGLTVEELTGMANVLLAQSAGAPLDLAEPLIDTCGTGGDRAGTFNISTAVAFVVAAAGVKVAKHGNRSVSSRVGSADVLERLGVNLSHSDPAFLLKEVGITFLFAPGWHPAMKAVAPLRRTLKIRTVFNLLGPLVNPLHSTGQVIGVFSDRYLEAMAGALQRLGRQRGIVLYGREGVDEATLGNMTDLVMFSSPAESLRQEVLDPQALGLASAPLSALAGGDVQTNAEILTQVLQGKGTTAQQEVVALNAALALYVAAAVQDWWEGVDRAKAILASGAAWDKLQALVTLSNES; encoded by the coding sequence ATGTGGTCTGACCTGCTCCAACAACTCCTCGATCGCCAAGCCCTGACCCAAGAGCAGGCCACCCAGTTAATGCAGGGATGGCTGGCAGGAGACATTCCCGATGCCCTCTCCGGTGCCATTCTGACGGCACTTCAGTTCAAAGGGCTGACGGTTGAGGAACTCACGGGGATGGCCAATGTATTGTTGGCTCAGTCCGCAGGTGCGCCGCTGGATTTGGCCGAACCCCTCATTGATACCTGTGGTACGGGGGGCGATCGCGCAGGTACATTTAATATCTCCACGGCAGTGGCCTTTGTTGTGGCAGCAGCGGGGGTCAAGGTGGCCAAGCATGGCAATCGTTCAGTCTCTAGCCGTGTCGGTTCAGCGGATGTCCTTGAGCGCCTTGGGGTCAACCTTAGCCACAGTGATCCTGCATTTCTACTCAAGGAAGTGGGGATTACATTTCTCTTTGCCCCCGGTTGGCATCCCGCCATGAAAGCCGTCGCTCCCCTGCGCCGTACCCTGAAAATTCGCACGGTCTTTAATCTCCTTGGTCCTTTGGTGAATCCGCTTCATTCCACGGGGCAGGTGATTGGTGTTTTTAGCGATCGCTATCTTGAAGCCATGGCCGGTGCCCTCCAACGCCTTGGACGCCAACGGGGAATTGTCCTCTATGGTCGTGAAGGGGTGGATGAAGCCACCCTTGGTAATATGACTGATCTAGTGATGTTTAGCAGTCCGGCGGAGTCGCTGCGCCAAGAAGTTCTCGATCCCCAAGCCTTGGGACTAGCCAGTGCCCCCCTCAGTGCCCTCGCTGGTGGTGATGTCCAAACCAATGCTGAAATTCTCACCCAAGTGCTTCAGGGAAAGGGCACGACTGCCCAGCAGGAGGTGGTGGCCCTCAATGCAGCATTGGCTCTTTATGTGGCAGCAGCAGTGCAGGATTGGTGGGAAGGGGTGGATCGCGCAAAGGCAATTCTGGCCAGTGGCGCCGCATGGGACAAGTTACAGGCATTGGTGACGCTTTCCAATGAGTCCTAG